One genomic segment of uncultured Ilyobacter sp. includes these proteins:
- a CDS encoding transposase, whose amino-acid sequence MTNEKGLPVEYKILPGSIADITAFKDFSFDLPKDAIIYADRAYNDYVLEDVLSDVDIYLSPMRRKNSKRSKSKSQEFLDHIKRKLIETVGSSINRLMPKSIHSVTSRCFELKILLFLMGYTFLNMK is encoded by the coding sequence ATGACAAATGAAAAAGGCTTACCTGTAGAATATAAAATATTACCTGGATCTATTGCTGATATTACAGCATTTAAAGATTTTAGTTTTGATTTGCCAAAAGATGCCATTATTTATGCGGACAGAGCATATAATGACTATGTTCTTGAAGACGTATTAAGTGATGTTGATATTTACCTTTCACCTATGAGACGTAAAAATTCAAAGCGTTCTAAAAGTAAAAGTCAGGAATTTCTTGATCATATAAAAAGAAAACTAATTGAAACTGTAGGAAGTTCTATAAATAGATTGATGCCAAAGTCTATCCATAGTGTTACTTCTAGGTGTTTTGAACTCAAAATTCTATTATTTTTAATGGGTTATACATTTTTAAATATGAAGTAG